In Vicugna pacos chromosome 1, VicPac4, whole genome shotgun sequence, a single window of DNA contains:
- the LOC140698709 gene encoding interferon-induced GTP-binding protein Mx2-like, translated as MPMPYRSQRRLTHSSSSPRHHPKKEMASFLQQPPPVGAGAGQMMSTPNWQSGGKEPVFFAKDFKPIFLSEQQPGGNREQQSTKGPENSLFSPYEEKVRPCIDLVDSLRALGVEQDLALPAIAVIGDQSSGKSSVLEALSGVALPRGSGIVTRCPLVLQLKKQLHECTWRGTLRYRNTELQLQDPSQVEREIRKAQDAVAGSGVGISHELISLEVTAPEVPDLTLIDLPGIARVAVGNQPQDIGRQIKALIRKYIRRQETINLVVVPCNVDIATTEALSMAQEVDPDGDRTIGILTKPDLVDKGTEKCVLNVMQNLTYRLKKGYMIVKCRGQQDILDKLSLAEATRRETLFFQMHPYFRGLLEEGKATVPRLAERLTAELTAHIRKSLPLLENQIKENQQRAIEELRQCGANVPSHDADKMFFLIEKIKAFNQDIEKLIEGEEVVKEKEARLYNKVREEFKNWVLILAANTEKVKNVIHEEVSRYEKQYRGKELLGFVNYRTFETIVKQYLERLVDPAVVMLQKVVETVWHTFTDTARKHFSEFSNLSQTAQNKIEDIKTQQAERAERFIRLQFKMEHLVYCQDQIYSVVLSKVREEIFNSVGKPSQNLQLKSTSLSDPSSVSSITEIGVHLNAYFLETSKRLSNQIPLIIQYFMLQENGDHVQKAMMQTLQEKQQYSWLLQEQSDTSAKRRVLKEKVHRLDQARRALYQFSL; from the exons ATGCCTATGCCCTACCGGTCCCAGCGGCGCCTGACGCACAGTTCCAGTTCTCCCCGACACCATCCCAAAAAAGAAATGGCTTCCTTCCTGCAGCAGCCACCGCCAGTGGGCGCAGGAGCAGGACAGATGATGAGCACCCCAAACTGGCAGTCTGGGGGGAAGGAGCCTGTTTTCTTCGCCAAGGATTTCAAGCCTATCTTTTTGAGTGAGCAGCAGCCAGGAGGAAACAGAGAACAGCAGAGCACAAAG GGGCCCGAAAACAGCCTGTTCAGCCCGTACGAGGAGAAGGTTCGGCCCTGCATCGACCTTGTTGACTCCCTGCGGGCCCTGGGCGTGGAGCAggacctggccctgcccgccatCGCCGTCATCGGGGACCAGAGCTCGGGCAAGAGCTCCGTGCTGGAGGCGCTGTCGGGGGTCGCCCTTCCCCGAGGCAGCG GAATCGTCACCAGGTGTCCGCTGGTGCTGCAACTGAAGAAACAGCTGCATGAGTGCACGTGGAGGGGGACACTCAGGTACCGGAACACGGAGCTCCAGCTGCAGGACCCCTCCCAGGTGGAGAGGGAAATCCGGAAAG CCCAGGACGCCGTCGctgggagtggagttggcattaGCCACGAGCTCATTAGTCTGGAGGTCACCGCCCCTGAGGTTCCAGATCTGACCCTCATCGATCTTCCCGGCATCGCCAGGGTGGCCGTGGGAAATCAGCCCCAGGACATCGGGCGGCAG ATCAAGGCACTCATCAGGAAGTACATCCGGAGGCAGGAGACGATCAACCTGGTGGTGGTCCCCTGTAACGTGGACATCGCCACCACAGAGGCGCTGAGCATGGCCCAGGAGGTGGACCCCGATGGGGACAGGACCATAG GGATCCTGACCAAACCAGACCTAGTGGACAAGGGCACCGAGAAATGCGTCCTGAACGTGATGCAGAACCTCACGTACCGCCTCAAGAAGGGCTACATGATAGTGAAGTGCCGGGGCCAGCAGGACATCCTGGACAAACTGAGCTTGGCCGAGGCCACCAGGAGAGAGACGCTGTTCTTCCAAATGCATCCGTACTTCAG AGGTCTCCTGGAGGAAGGAAAGGCCACCGTGCCTCGTCTGGCAGAAAGGCTCACCGCCGAGCTCACCGCGCACATCAGG AAATCCCTCCCACTGTTGGAAAATCAAATAAAGGAGAACCAGCAGAGGGCGATAGAGGAGCTGCGCCAGTGTGGAGCCAACGTCCCCAGCCATGATGCTGATAAAATGTTCTTTCTGATTGAG aaaattaaGGCATTTAATCAGGACATTGAAAAGTTAATAGAAGGAGAAGAAGTCGTAAAGGAGAAAGAGGCCCGCTTATATAACAAAGTCAGAGAGGAGTTTAAAAACTGGGTCCTCATACTTGCAGCCAACACCGAAAAAG TTAAAAATGTCATCCACGAAGAAGTCTCAAGATATGAGAAGCAGTATCGAGGCAAAGAGCTCCTGGGCTTCGTCAACTACAGGACGTTTGAGACCATCGTGAAGCAGTACCTGGAACGGCTGGTGGACCCGGCGGTCGTCATGCTGCAGAAAGTCGTTG AGACTGTCTGGCACACTTTCACCGACACAGCCAGAAAACACTTCAGTGAGTTTTCCAACCTCAGTCAAACTGCCCAG AACAAGATCGAAGACATAAAAACACAACAAGCAGAAAGAGCAGAAAGGTTCATCCGACTGCAGTTCAAGATGGAGCACCTGGTTTATTGCCAAGACCAGATTTACAGCGTGGTTCTGAGCAAAGTCCGAGAAGAGATCTTCAACTCAGTGGGAAAGCCTTCCCAGAATCTTCAGTTGAAGTCAACCTCTTTAAGTGACCCGTCTTCGGTTTCCTCCATCACTGAGATCGGGGTCCACCTGAATGCGTACTTCCTG GAAACCAGCAAACGTCTTTCCAACCAGATCCCGCTCATCATTCAGTACTTTATGCTCCAAGAGAACGGCGACCACGTGCAGAAAGCCATGATGCAGACGCTACAGGAGAAACAGCAGTATTCCTGGCTGCTTCAGGAACAGAGCGACACCTCTGCCAAGAGGAGAGTCCTTAAGGAGAAAGTTCACCGGCTTGATCAGGCTCGGCGAGCCCTCTATCAGTTCTCACTCTGA